A portion of the Camelus ferus isolate YT-003-E chromosome 16, BCGSAC_Cfer_1.0, whole genome shotgun sequence genome contains these proteins:
- the LOC102505938 gene encoding LOW QUALITY PROTEIN: nuclear envelope pore membrane protein POM 121C-like (The sequence of the model RefSeq protein was modified relative to this genomic sequence to represent the inferred CDS: inserted 1 base in 1 codon; substituted 1 base at 1 genomic stop codon), translating into MSLAAAAAGGGARWRPMASARDGRGGGSGGPAGXALLRLSLLGLVLAAAALAWWGLSREPRGLRAFWFVWNARRQRTLLASPPAKSAVSXSLLEPRSLLEGPDRAELLLMGSYLGTPDPPQPAPTPEARDLRERPGRRPPARPAAPPVQSAHPNRVRVHPSFPSPLRPSRRPAHRDCGTSSHPFVITPRRRYPIQRAQYSLLGTLPTVCWNGYHKKTVLSVRNSKMVCSPVTVRIAPPDSRLTRSPIPEKIISSTLSSPSTSAPDPCAKETVLRALKERKKRIVEEEDQIFADSQENKRGRHDSNVRGLSAFEPLVANGVPASFVPKPGSLKRGLNSQSSDDHLHKRPCTSYVSCLTSTYTGGIPSSSRNAITSSYSSTRGVSQLWKRSGPSSSPFSSRPSPRSQTPERPAKKIREEELSHDSSSSTPLVTDKESRGEEVADTTTGKTPNSWNSPSTPGSSGQRKRKVQLLPSRRGDPLTFPPPPQLGYSVTAEDFDLEKKASLQWLNKVLEDKTDPASNSVTENPSPSQPSFTFTLPASGTASSPASFPAPSTNPLLESLKKMQNSPGLPSLPESAGVAATVAHSPPKSPSPLALLGSSQSGPLPDISSDSTSTAIFLRLTPASSTGPVTDTTRSLPAPQAKTPAKSPALPALSPTPKQSILFGMLNTTPADPPVSAAPAVSSASPMIKPIFAAPPKSENEGPLPSSPSRVTTMASSSSALPTTTSTPPLTFKPIFSTVGPPTSVPLLTPFFKQTASPVTTTSAPLFMGQASATPTVASMTTASTSTDSAPNPPFGFSVSNTTSTLNSMTSTTAFTSQPFLFGTPPASGTNFTPAVGSIFQFGKSPSVSASTTVTTFGQSLPSATQTTASGNSTASFGGFGGTLSTSAPVASSQPTLAFNIPLGSSAKPPLPPYPGANPQPTFRAADGQQQGASKPGLIPSFGSSFTFGNSAAPAPAAALAPAPAQPAFGSTTQSAFGGVKPTAPAFGTPASTQPAFDSTTAVFSFGAATVSGFGATTQTTSSLMFGSTMPSPSTFGGSVAPASSGGSGISVATPGTSTTSGAFGFRAEQSGTTGSTTPFGGGLSQNSLGASSQSTALAFNVASTPDSRPVFGGTSTSTFGQNTPAPGVGTSGSSLSFGASSTPTQGFVGVGPFGPAAPSFSIGAGSKTSGAQQRLQARRQHTRKK; encoded by the exons ATGTCTCTGGCGGCTGCTGCGGCTGGAGGAGGCGCGCGGTGGCGGCCCATGGCGAGTGCCAGGGACGGCCGGGGCGGGGGCAGCGGCGGGCCAGCTG CGGCGCTCCTCCGCCTGTCGCTGCTCGGCCTCGTGCTGGCGGCGGCTGCGCTGGCCTGGTGGGGACTGAGCCGCGAGCCCCGAGGGTTGCGCGCCTTCTGGTTCGTTTGGAACGCGCGGCGTCAGCGTACACTGCTCGCCTCGCCTCCAGCTAAGTCGGCAGTAAGCTGAAGTCTCCTAGAGCCGCGGAGCCTTCTCGAAGGACCTGACCGCGCTGAACTGCTCCTCATGGGCAGTTACCTGGGCACGCCCGACCCCCCgcagcctgcccccaccccggaGGCCAGGGACCTGCGGGAGAGGCCTGGCCGCCGCCCACCCGCCCGCCCCGCAGCGCCGCCCGTTCAGTCAGCGCATCCCAATCGCGTTCGCGttcacccctccttcccctctcctcttcgACCGTCTCGGAGGCCTGCCCACCGGGATTGTGGGACTTCATCACATCCGTTTGTAATAACACCTCGAAGAAGATACCCAATCCAGCGGGCCCAATATTCCTTGCTGGGGACACTTCCCACAGTATGCTGGAATGGTTATCACAAGAAGACTGTGCTTTCTGTTCGAAACTCCAAAATGGTGTGCAGCCCAGTGACAGTGAGAATTGCTCCTCCGGATAGCAGATTGACTCGTTCTCCAATACCAGAGAAGATTATCAGCTCAACATTGTCCTCACCTTCAACTAGTGCCCCAGACCCATGTGCAAAGGAGACTGTACTGCGTGCCctcaaagagaggaagaaaagaatagtAGAGGAGGAAGACCAAATATTTGCTGATAGCCAGGAAAACAAAAGAGGGCGCCATGATAGCAATGTGAGAGGACTTTCAGCATTTGAGCCCCTGGTGGCCAATGGAGTCCCTGCTTCTTTTGTGCCTAAGCCTGGGTCTCTGAAAAGAGGTCTCAATTCCCAGAGCTCAGATGACCACCTGCATAAGAGACCCTGCACCTCTTATGTGAGCTGCTTGACAAGCACGTACACGGGTGGCATCCCTAGCTCCAGCCGCAACGCCATCACCAGTTCTTACAGTTCCACTCGAGGTGTCTCTCAGCTGTGGAAGAGGAGTGGACCCAGTTCATCTCCGTTCTCTAGCCGCCCCTCACCCCGCTCCCAGACACCAGAGAGGCcagcaaagaaaataagagaagaggAGCTTTCTCATGATTCTAGCTCTTCAACTCCATTGGTAACAGACAAGGAGTCCCGGGGAGAAGAGGTTGCAGATACAACCACAGGGAAGACACCGAACTCGTGGAATTCCCCATCAACACCTGGCAGCTCTGGGCAGCGTAAACGGAAGGTGCAGCTGCTGCCCTCCAGGAGAGGGGACCCGCTgaccttccctccacctccccagcttGGTTATTCAGTCACCGCTGAAGACTTCGATTTGGAAAAGAAAGCTTCACTACAGTGGCTTAACAAGGTCTTGGAGGATAAGACTGATCCTGCCTCGAACTCTGTCACTGAGAACCCATCTCCCAGTCAGCCTTCTTTCACTTTTACCCTGCCTGCTTCTGGgactgcctcctccccagcctccttcccagccccaagCACTAACCCACTGCTGGAGAGCTTGAAGAAGATGCAGAATTCCCCAGGCCTACCATCCCTCCCTGAATCTGCTGGAGTGGCAGCCACTGTGGCCCATTCACCTCCAAAGTCACCCAGCCCTCTGGCCCTTCTTGGCTCTTCACAGTCAGGACCCCTTCCAGACATCTCCTCAGACTCCACATCCACAGCCATTTTCTTGCGGCTGACCCCTGCTTCTTCCACAGGACCAGTCACTGACACCACCAGGTCACTGCCAGCCCCTCAGGCCAAGACACCTGCCAagtccccagctctgcctgccctaTCTCCCACCCCCAAGCAGAGCATTCTGTTTGGAATGCTGAACACCACACCTGCAGACCCTCCTGTCTCTGCAGCTCCTGCTGTGTCATCAGCATCTCCCATGATCAAGCCAATTTTTGCAGCTCCACCTAAAAGCGAGAATGAAGGCCCCTTGCCTTCTAGCCCATCCAGGGTCACAACCATGGCCTCTTCCAGCTCAGCCCTCCCCACGACGACCAGCACCCCACCCCTGACTTTCAAGCCTATCTTCAGCACCGTGGGGCCACCTACATCTGTGCCCCTGTTAACTCCCTTCTTCAAGCAAACAGCTTCTCCAGTCACTACCACGAGTGCCCCTCTCTTCATGGGCCAGGCCAGTGCCACCCCGACAGTGGCTTCCATGACCACAGCCAGCACCTCCACAGACTCTGCTCCGAACCCTCCATTCGGCTTCAGTGTGAGCAACACGACCAGTACCCTGAACAGCATGACCAGCACGACGGCCTTcacctcccagcccttcctctttGGGACCCCCCCTGCTTCTGGTACCAACTTCACCCCAGCCGTGGGCTCCATATTCCAATTTGGCAAGTCTCCTTCCGTGTCTGCTTCAACAACAGTCACCACCTTTGGCCAGTCCCTTCCCAGTGCCACTCAGACCACTGCCAGTGGCAACAGCACTGCCAGCTTTGGTGGTTTTGGTGGCACCCTCAGCACCTCCGCCCCGGTCGCCAGCAGCCAGCCCACGCTGGCATTCAACATTCCCTTAGGCTCAAGCGCCAAGCCCCCTCTGCCACCCTACCCGGGAGCCAACCCCCAGCCCACCTTCAGGGCCGCTGATGGGCAGCAGCAGGGGGCGAGCAAGCCAGGCCTCATCCCCAGCTTTGGCAGCTCTTTCACTTTTGGAAactctgcagccccagccccagctgcagccctagcgccagccccagcccagccggcCTTTGGCAGTACCACGCagtcagcatttggtggtgtgaagcccacagcccctgccttcgGCACCCCTGCCAGCACCCAGCCAGCCTTCGACAGCACCACAGCTGTTTTCTcctttggtgcagccaccgtgtCTGGCTTTGGAGCTACAACCCAGACCACCAGCAGCTTGATGTTTGGCAGCACAATGCCATCGCCCTCCACATTTGGGGGATCGGTGGCGCCAGCCAGCAGCGGGGGCTCTGGGATCAGCGTGGCCACCCCAGGCACCAGTACCACCTCTGGAGCGTTTGGCTTCAGAGCAGAACAGAGTGGGACCACGGGCAGCACCACCCCTTTCGGGGGAGGCTTGAGTCAGAACAGCTTGGGCGCGTCTAGCCAGAGCACAGCCTTAGCCTTCAATGTGGCCAGCACGCCAGATAGCAGACCTGTGTTTGGAGGCACCTCCACATCCACCTTTGGTCAGAACACCCCTGCCCCTGGAGTGGGCACATCGGGCAGCAGCCTCTCCTTTGGAGCATCCTCAACACCCACCCAAGGCTTTGTTGGAGTCGGACCTTTTGGACCGGCGGCCCCTTCCTTTTCCATTGGTGCAGGATCCAAGACCTCAGGGGCTCAGCAGCGACTGCAGGCCCGAAGGCAGCACACCCGCAAGAAATAG